The genomic interval TGGGTTTATCATACATTGCTGATTAACCGTTTCTTTGAGCAAAAATGGTATCAATATGTATTCCTTTTTACAGATATGTTTTTAATTTTATGTCTATCTAAAGCTATTAATAGTAATTTCCAAGAAACATTTACTCCTTTTGCATCGATAACGGGTTGTATCTACGTGAGTTTAATGGTGCAATATTTCTTGAATCATATGTTGATTAGACATCGTCTCAGCAATCGTCTGATCTGTGTCTACTTAATCGGTCTAGGCTTAACTATTATATTTTTCATTTTAGGACTGGTATTGCCTAAAAACATTAATTTCTGGTTCTTTCTCATTGGGATTATTATTGCTGTATCAAATCCAGGCGTTTGTTGGAGGGCATCTCAACAAAATCCTGTATTTTTCTCCCATTTAACTGAACGATTGAGTTTATTCATGATTATATTATTTGGAGAAGGAATTGTTCAAATTGTACCAACGATTAAACTTTCTAATTTTAATGTATTAGATATTGTATATTTCATCCTCATTGTGAGTATGTTTATCATCTACTCATTTCATTATAAAGGCAGTCTGGATCAAGAAAAAACAGATGATTCAGGCTTAATAACAATTTATATACATTTATTTATAATCTATGCTACTAATATAGTTTTCTTGATTATGCATAAAGCATTATCGGCAAATCCTTTAAGTAATGACGAACAGATTGGTTATACCTTAGCATTTTGCTTATTCTTATTCGGCATATTCATTGATACAATCCTACACCGAGATATTGATAAAGGGAAAAAAGTATATGTAGGTATTATTTTAGTAGCGACAATTCTAGGATTAGTGATTACAAATATTCATATAATTACGATTGTAGAAATTTCAGCTATACTTTTATTATGTGGAATGTATTATGGTGAGAATAAGAACATTTTAAATAAATATTTATAATAAGTTAAAAAAGAAGCGGCCACATATTTTTTGTGATCGCTTCGTTATTACTTCATTTATTTCGTTAAC from Staphylococcus condimenti carries:
- a CDS encoding low temperature requirement protein A; this translates as MEKKEVSMAELFFDLVFVYVLSTINQTVQHVSQSLVSFESLGKNLVLFLVFYSIWVYHTLLINRFFEQKWYQYVFLFTDMFLILCLSKAINSNFQETFTPFASITGCIYVSLMVQYFLNHMLIRHRLSNRLICVYLIGLGLTIIFFILGLVLPKNINFWFFLIGIIIAVSNPGVCWRASQQNPVFFSHLTERLSLFMIILFGEGIVQIVPTIKLSNFNVLDIVYFILIVSMFIIYSFHYKGSLDQEKTDDSGLITIYIHLFIIYATNIVFLIMHKALSANPLSNDEQIGYTLAFCLFLFGIFIDTILHRDIDKGKKVYVGIILVATILGLVITNIHIITIVEISAILLLCGMYYGENKNILNKYL